A region from the Geobacter benzoatilyticus genome encodes:
- a CDS encoding pilus assembly protein has product MLTSRFFRKIMRILSVPVTLAQIVAAPGIAAADDTEIYSAGATMKPMVMIIMDNSGSMDDGVPYDNVTTYAGTYANATRYQYRCLKYKQNGVCSQTEWREYTGAFTDEINRDGGIDVAGHDGIDDSNYGLKTGNRLNYEATPSVSKISTAKGVLNNLVDLMYANVDFGFMKFNQDDGGNIISKIGATVTAMHGQISAINAGTWTPLAEALTDAGKYFEDTYTGQYSPWNENNWCQKAFIIIITDGEPTHDTDTSIIGHFLDGGKTGITDDNRGQKWDQNGDYNWHSSNPNDSLNNDVWFADDTYSDTVPQTFLDDVARYLYRNDLRPPGSDNSLQGNQNVTTYTIGFSHDSPLLQKTAQEGGGLYFTANNAAELERSLLMALDDIAKKLQTYTAPVVPITRTSSGDKMYLAFFKPLAYSKFWVGDLHKYGLSSTNQIIDSAGNPATDTSGAMLDTALPYWSVSSQLKSRASARNIYTYLGTNANLTDASNAFTTGNGGLTAAVLGDPAKSNSANATTTARDDLIQYIHGMDSYDDDGDSNWAEKRDFILGDILHSVPLVVDYNGPDAVDPNRHIFFGSNDGMLHCISDTDGSEEWAFVPPDALPRLKLFEEGASHPYFVDGSVKLYQERNSSGVITRAIIIFGQRAGGDNYYALDVTNPVAPQLLWRINSSSSGLSEMGQTWSDPLVVKVKKNDGAGVAVTHDAIMFGAGFDPSLSNNEAVAAAAKGRGVFIVDLMTGALLSSFQHTVANGMNYAIPSTVAAVDRDSDGIVDRIYVGDLGGNLWRIAKSPDSAVEGDASKDVNLIDNWDIRKLFASNPGADSSSGRKIFYQPEIALQSGYDYIYFGTGDRDNPRADTVVDRLYGVKDVNADVSAFSTLTEVSLTDQTGVISTSTAPLASNGWYIRLIASDGEKSLAAPVLFNKYVLFGSFLPNNAMCDIGGGAKLYAVNYLTGLYTRYNLGNGIPTEAVLVVRPTGTTAFVGAGGGVVNLSSLTPDTGGSGSANETPIEEVFNFMTGIIPISWREVF; this is encoded by the coding sequence ATGTTGACGAGCAGGTTCTTCAGAAAAATAATGCGGATACTTTCCGTTCCGGTAACCCTTGCCCAGATTGTCGCGGCTCCCGGCATCGCCGCGGCCGACGATACGGAAATCTACTCGGCCGGCGCCACCATGAAGCCGATGGTCATGATCATCATGGACAACTCCGGCAGCATGGATGACGGGGTTCCCTACGACAATGTCACGACCTATGCCGGGACATACGCAAATGCCACGCGCTATCAGTACCGGTGCTTGAAATACAAACAAAACGGCGTATGCAGTCAAACTGAATGGCGGGAATACACCGGTGCCTTCACCGATGAGATCAACCGCGACGGCGGCATTGACGTGGCCGGCCATGACGGCATCGATGACAGCAATTACGGCCTCAAGACCGGAAACCGCCTCAACTACGAGGCGACTCCCTCCGTGAGCAAGATCAGTACCGCGAAGGGGGTGCTGAATAACCTGGTTGACCTGATGTACGCAAATGTGGATTTCGGTTTCATGAAGTTCAATCAGGATGACGGTGGCAACATCATTTCAAAGATAGGCGCCACCGTCACCGCCATGCATGGGCAGATCAGCGCCATTAATGCCGGAACGTGGACTCCCCTGGCCGAGGCCCTGACCGATGCCGGCAAATATTTTGAGGATACCTATACCGGCCAGTACAGCCCCTGGAATGAGAATAACTGGTGTCAGAAGGCTTTCATCATCATAATAACCGATGGAGAGCCGACCCACGATACCGATACGAGCATTATCGGCCATTTTCTGGACGGGGGGAAAACTGGCATCACCGACGACAACCGGGGGCAAAAGTGGGACCAGAACGGAGATTACAACTGGCATAGTTCAAACCCCAACGATTCACTCAATAACGACGTATGGTTTGCTGACGACACCTATAGCGATACGGTTCCCCAGACATTTCTGGACGATGTTGCCCGCTATCTCTATCGTAACGACCTTCGCCCTCCGGGTAGCGATAACTCCTTGCAGGGAAACCAGAACGTAACCACCTATACCATAGGCTTTTCCCACGACAGCCCGCTCCTTCAGAAGACGGCCCAGGAAGGTGGCGGCCTTTATTTTACCGCCAATAATGCTGCTGAACTGGAGCGCAGCCTGTTGATGGCCCTTGACGACATTGCCAAGAAGCTCCAGACCTATACCGCCCCGGTTGTTCCCATCACCCGTACATCCAGTGGTGACAAGATGTATCTGGCGTTCTTCAAGCCGCTGGCCTACTCAAAGTTCTGGGTTGGCGATCTCCACAAATACGGCCTCTCCAGCACGAACCAGATTATTGACAGCGCCGGCAACCCTGCCACTGACACTTCGGGGGCCATGCTCGACACAGCGCTTCCCTACTGGAGCGTTTCATCGCAGTTGAAAAGCCGGGCGTCGGCCCGGAACATCTATACCTACCTGGGGACCAATGCTAATCTGACTGATGCGTCCAATGCCTTTACGACCGGCAATGGGGGACTCACGGCCGCCGTTCTCGGCGACCCTGCCAAGAGTAACTCCGCCAATGCCACAACCACGGCGCGGGATGACCTGATTCAATACATCCACGGCATGGATAGCTATGATGACGATGGCGATTCCAACTGGGCCGAGAAGCGCGATTTCATCCTGGGAGACATTCTCCACTCCGTCCCCTTGGTGGTGGACTATAATGGTCCGGATGCGGTTGACCCGAACCGGCATATCTTCTTCGGCTCCAACGACGGTATGCTCCATTGTATCAGTGATACGGATGGCAGCGAGGAGTGGGCATTCGTGCCGCCCGATGCGCTTCCGCGCCTGAAGCTCTTCGAGGAGGGAGCATCTCATCCCTACTTTGTTGATGGCTCCGTCAAGCTGTATCAGGAGCGGAATTCGTCCGGCGTAATCACCAGGGCAATTATCATCTTCGGTCAGCGTGCCGGCGGCGACAATTATTATGCACTTGATGTGACCAATCCGGTGGCTCCGCAACTGCTTTGGCGAATTAACAGTTCTTCCTCGGGCTTGTCGGAAATGGGCCAGACATGGTCCGATCCCTTGGTCGTTAAGGTTAAAAAGAATGATGGAGCCGGAGTTGCGGTCACCCATGATGCCATCATGTTCGGTGCCGGTTTTGATCCCTCCTTGTCCAATAACGAAGCGGTCGCCGCCGCGGCCAAAGGACGCGGGGTATTTATCGTCGATCTCATGACCGGCGCTTTGCTAAGCAGTTTCCAGCATACGGTCGCCAATGGGATGAACTATGCCATTCCCAGCACTGTCGCCGCAGTGGACAGGGATTCCGATGGGATCGTGGACCGCATCTACGTGGGGGATTTGGGGGGGAACCTGTGGCGTATCGCGAAATCGCCAGATAGCGCCGTTGAGGGAGATGCCTCGAAAGACGTCAATCTCATCGATAACTGGGATATACGCAAGTTGTTCGCGTCGAATCCTGGAGCCGACAGCAGCTCGGGACGTAAAATATTCTACCAGCCAGAGATTGCTCTGCAGTCAGGGTATGACTACATCTACTTCGGCACGGGGGACCGGGACAACCCGCGCGCGGATACAGTCGTTGACAGGTTGTATGGCGTGAAGGACGTCAATGCCGACGTTAGCGCCTTTTCCACCTTGACGGAGGTGAGCCTTACCGACCAGACCGGCGTAATTAGTACTTCTACGGCTCCTCTTGCGTCCAATGGCTGGTACATCCGGCTAATAGCGTCCGATGGCGAGAAGTCGCTGGCGGCTCCGGTACTCTTTAATAAATATGTGTTGTTCGGCTCGTTCCTCCCCAACAATGCCATGTGCGACATCGGCGGCGGCGCAAAACTGTATGCCGTAAACTATCTGACCGGCCTCTACACCCGGTACAATTTGGGTAACGGCATACCCACCGAAGCCGTACTGGTTGTCCGTCCGACGGGAACGACGGCCTTTGTCGGGGCCGGCGGCGGGGTCGTGAACCTGTCGAGCCTCACCCCTGACACGGGTGGCTCGGGGAGTGCCAATGAAACTCCCATTGAAGAAGTATTCAATTTCATGACCGGGATAATACCCATTTCGTGGCGGGAGGTTTTCTGA